A genomic stretch from Vibrio algarum includes:
- the rmf gene encoding ribosome modulation factor translates to MKRQKRDRLDRAQSQGYKAGLNGRSMEECPYQQTDAKSFWLGGWRDARDDKNSGLYK, encoded by the coding sequence ATGAAGAGACAAAAGCGTGACCGCCTTGATAGAGCACAATCACAAGGTTATAAAGCAGGACTTAACGGAAGGTCAATGGAAGAGTGTCCATATCAACAAACAGATGCAAAATCGTTTTGGTTAGGCGGATGGCGTGATGCTAGAGATGATAAAAACTCTGGTTTATACAAATAA